The window TGGCGGGCGTGGCCTTTTTGCAGCTGGCCGTCTTCGTCTGCCGGGAAGCGTTTGGCGCCCAGGGTCACGGCCTGGTAGATGCGCACGCGCTCGCCGATGATGGCGGTCTCGCCGATGACGACGCCTGTGCCATGGTCGATAAAGAAGCTGCGGCCGATCTGCGCGCCGGGGTGGATGTCGATGCCGGTGGCGGAGTGGGCGATTTCGGAGCTGATGCGCGCCAACAGAGGCAGGCCAGCGCGATATAAATGGTGGGCGATGCGATGGTGGATCACCGCCAGGATGCCCGGATAGCAGAGCAACACTTCATCGACGCTGCGGGCAGCCGGGTCGCCCTGGTAAGCGGCCAGCACGTCGGTATCGAGCAGGGTGCGCATGGCAGGCAAGGCCCGGGCGAAGTCCTGGATCAGGTCGAGCGCCTTTTTATCCACCGCGTCGACGGCTTCCGAATGCTGGTGTGCCACATAGCGCAGTTCCAGGCGGGCTTGAGCCAGCAGCGCATTGAGGGCGACGTCGAGGGTGTGGCCGACG of the Paucimonas lemoignei genome contains:
- the cysE_2 gene encoding Serine O-acetyltransferase; amino-acid sequence: MSDIPEAPAEGCSSHWQLQQIVSELRAARDDWRTRNKRVSGEHGGRELPSRAAMRDILEALCGALFPMRLGPVDLREESEDFYVGHTLDVALNALLAQARLELRYVAHQHSEAVDAVDKKALDLIQDFARALPAMRTLLDTDVLAAYQGDPAARSVDEVLLCYPGILAVIHHRIAHHLYRAGLPLLARISSEIAHSATGIDIHPGAQIGRSFFIDHGTGVVIGETAIIGERVRIYQAVTLGAKRFPADEDGQLQKGHARHPIVEDDVVIYAGATILGRITIGQGSTIGGNVWLTRSVPAGCNLTQANLLQQDETQK